In Cotesia glomerata isolate CgM1 linkage group LG1, MPM_Cglom_v2.3, whole genome shotgun sequence, one genomic interval encodes:
- the LOC123259975 gene encoding uncharacterized protein LOC123259975 isoform X2 produces the protein MPEIIASAEMFRIQTKQLISNFDSDFVINTDQTGCQYQSMFNRTLTEKGSKTVFAKVQDMTKVSHSYTAQYSITLSGKLLPHVFICLQEPTGDFGPRIKKNVEEYLKKYKNVIVTLSKSGKLTTTLYKNFLEKCLMPYVQKNKFLLIIDSWTGQVKPELYDEIFQDDKKCLHAHLKLYLQNVLR, from the exons ATGCCAGAAATTATCGCCTCTGCAGAAATGTTTCGCAttcaaacaaaacaattgatATCTAACTTCGATAGTGACTTCGTTATTAATACAGATCAAACag GATGTCAATACCAATCAATGTTTAATAGGACACTGACGGAAAAAGGAAGCAAAACAGTGTTTGCAAAAGTACAAGACATGACCAAGGTGTCACACTCATATACTGCACAATATAGCATAACATTATCTGGAAAATTACTACCacatgtttttatttgtttgcaaGAGCCTACAGGTGATTTTGGGccaagaataaagaaaaacgtagaagaatatttaaaaaaatacaaaaatgttattgtcaCATTATCAAAATCAGGAAAACTGACAACTActctctataaaaattttctagagaaatgtttaatgccatatgttcaaaaaaataaatttcttttaattattgactcgTGGACAGGACAAGTGAAGCCAGAATtatatgatgaaatatttcaggatgataaaaaatgcctACATGCACATTTAAAGTTATACCTCCAAAATGTACTCCGTTAG
- the LOC123259948 gene encoding uncharacterized protein LOC123259948, protein MKIRIFLFILLVVGLEAASRRRNNLKSQLRQLLFPKSGENAWDDTGFGKVDEEKKSHYDLQNVKLNSNEQAETFIDNSSAQIVSNVRQSYPEISDLNANQFEQTAIPNLLAESDQARPDDDQMLIPGCLATRGQFPSPNNCANYLNCWENTVIEQQCPNDLLFNEMTGLCDFEQNVNCGERPGPTPKPTLQPYARRCPDPNGRYRSQTNCSEFYVCLVGSPIKFSCPRGLVYNDRVSVCDYPYNVDCQGAVTPMPIWSDPVEYPDNSENSSNEYFSSSSSMNFGNSSTTGISDSSYSDGSQFPETSRKPPQTTFPSGPYPQNLWKLRSLSEIEKQRSITIQSDKNNQYQSEDGVTQNTTSYIQKDLIDASVVYNQQMTEHVIQNESMKLSCENGKILRLDDTCSNVVVCKNHKPQLITCDPGFTYDLQLEACQNHTTAECSVLTFGKFYE, encoded by the exons agaacgCATGGGATGACACAGGGTTTGGAAAAGTAGATGAAGAAAAGAAGTCGCATTATGACCTGCAAAATgtcaaattaaattcaaacgAACAAGCGGAGACATTCATTGATAATTCATCAGCACAGATTGTATCAAATGTACGACAATCTTATCCAGAAATCTCAGATCTTAATGCAAATCAATTTGAACAAACTGCAATTCCGAACTTACTAGCAGAATCCGATCAGGCAAGACCAGATGATGATCAGATGCTCATACCTGGCTGCTTAGCCACTCGAGGACAGTTTCCAAGTCCAAATAATTGTGCCAATTATCTTAACTGTTGGGAAAATACAGTAATTGAACAGCAATGTCCAAacgatttactttttaatgaaatgactGGCTTATGTGACTTTGAACAAAACGTCAATTGCGGCGAACGGCCTGGACCCACTCCAA AACCAACATTACAGCCCTACGCCCGTAGATGTCCAGATCCTAATGGACGTTATAGAAGTCAAACAAATTGCTCGGAATTTTATGTATGTCTTGTAGGAAGtccaattaaatttagttGCCCCCGGGGACTGGTTTATAATGAT cgGGTCAGTGTTTGCGACTATCCATATAATGTTGATTGTCAAGGCGCAGTAACGCCAATGCCAATTTGGTCTGACCCAGTCGAATATCCAGATAATTCAGAAAACTCTTCGAATGAGTATTTCTCAAGTAGTTCTTCTATGAATTTCGGTAATTCATCTACAACAGGGATATCTGACAGTTCTTACTCTGATGGATCTCAATTCCCAGAAACATCACGAAAGCCACCTCAAACGACATTCCCATCTGGGCCTTATCCTCAAAACTTATGGAAATTAAGATCTTTATCAGAAATAGAGAAGCAAAGATCTATTACTATACAATCCGACAAAAACAATCAATATCAGTCCGAAGATGGAGTTACTCAAAACACTACTAGTTATATTCAGAAAGATCTTATAGATGCTTCCGTAGTATATAATCAACAGATGACTGAACATGTTATTCAGAATGAGTCGATGAAACTTTCATGTGAAAACGGGAAAATTCTACGACTGGATGATACATGTTCCAATGTTGTTGTTTGTAAAAATCATAAACCACAACTTATCACATGTGATCCAGGTTTTACTTACGACTTACAACTAGAGGCTTGCCAAAATCACACGACTGCTGAGTGTAGTGTACTGACCTTcggaaaattttatgaataa
- the LOC123259963 gene encoding uncharacterized protein LOC123259963: protein MSEKIGNKTWNYLIGFERSQINNNKLPSYRDLLNFFMYKHQSLKLTIRNSATSVINDTDTIRASFKIPTIRPQHSLTKLEKFYAEYIKVKTHHKREKKSKAQKQNVEKFNQKLDKLFDISNSTMVKNLPKEQQQFLNECQKGKTNLHSLVTNFLPVETFQNKSDTEQEITNEDNENNTDEIGMKLSQHSMPASFCSLSSNSSGLKRTYSDFEDELPVPPKKKKINIF, encoded by the exons atgagtgaaaaaattggtaataaaacttggaattatttaattggatttgaAAGAagccaaataaataataataagctgCCTTCGTATCGTgacttactaaatttttttatgtataaacatcagtctttaaaattaactattcgAAATAGTGCTACTAGTGTTATTAACGATACTGATACTATTCGGGCTAGTTTCAAGATTCCAACTATACGTCCTCAGCACAGTCTTACgaagttggaaaaattttatgccgAATATATAAAAGTGAAGACACATCACAAGagggaaaaaaaatcgaaagcACAAAAACAGAATGTTGAAAAGTTTAACCAAAAACTAGATAAATTGTTCGATATTTCGAATTCCACAATGGTTAAGAATTTGCCAAAAGAGCAGCAACAATTTCTGAATGAGTGTCAAAAGGGGAAAACCAATCTTCACTCGCTCGTTACTAATTTCTTGCCGGTGGAAACTTTTCAGAATAAATCTGACACTGAACAGGAGATAACAAATGAAGATAATGAGAATAATACAGACGAAATTG gcATGAAATTATCGCAACATTCGATGCCAGCAAGTTTTTGTAGTCTATCATCAAATTCCAGTGGGTTGAAACGAACATATTCTGATTTTGAGGATGAACTCCCTGTACCtcctaaaaagaaaaaaatcaatattttttaa
- the LOC123259975 gene encoding uncharacterized protein LOC123259975 isoform X1 — MPEIIASAEMFRIQTKQLISNFDSDFVINTDQTDFLKFIFSGCQYQSMFNRTLTEKGSKTVFAKVQDMTKVSHSYTAQYSITLSGKLLPHVFICLQEPTGDFGPRIKKNVEEYLKKYKNVIVTLSKSGKLTTTLYKNFLEKCLMPYVQKNKFLLIIDSWTGQVKPELYDEIFQDDKKCLHAHLKLYLQNVLR, encoded by the exons ATGCCAGAAATTATCGCCTCTGCAGAAATGTTTCGCAttcaaacaaaacaattgatATCTAACTTCGATAGTGACTTCGTTATTAATACAGATCAAACag attttttaaaattcatattttcagGATGTCAATACCAATCAATGTTTAATAGGACACTGACGGAAAAAGGAAGCAAAACAGTGTTTGCAAAAGTACAAGACATGACCAAGGTGTCACACTCATATACTGCACAATATAGCATAACATTATCTGGAAAATTACTACCacatgtttttatttgtttgcaaGAGCCTACAGGTGATTTTGGGccaagaataaagaaaaacgtagaagaatatttaaaaaaatacaaaaatgttattgtcaCATTATCAAAATCAGGAAAACTGACAACTActctctataaaaattttctagagaaatgtttaatgccatatgttcaaaaaaataaatttcttttaattattgactcgTGGACAGGACAAGTGAAGCCAGAATtatatgatgaaatatttcaggatgataaaaaatgcctACATGCACATTTAAAGTTATACCTCCAAAATGTACTCCGTTAG